A portion of the Thalassotalea sp. LPB0316 genome contains these proteins:
- the pulA gene encoding pullulanase-type alpha-1,6-glucosidase: MRVLLTSLLSCAVLMACDKQPEKSATTSPSLTFTGEAISQVESDFAGHWLTNSTIALPQSTNARLTLVELPTKSQLAGKHQLSGYALEPIEFPAVLQAKYPHLADFQLYRVNVESTKIKDMIKGRVAVIESEQDKLGFIHHVQTSYVIDELYTSGDFDADEITDFGALANATSSQFKLWSPTARNIQVKLFDQNKALVDTKAMNFDGETGVWQLVVDQNLDGYYYQYQIETYHPLTQNIEQFTTTDPYSLSLSTNSEHSQIVDLSSRSTMPEGWQTQRDPVLKNKEDAIFYELHIRDFSAAEKRLTNEANRGKYGAFNETDSYGIKHLRTLKNAGLTYIHLLPTFDIGTINEEPGVAFALSDKVAKVCQARPEVSICSQELAPELTLKQALSSYDPLSNEAQHLVSELREFDNYNWGYDPFHYTVPEGSYAVNPEGKARIVEFRQMIQNIHNMGFRVIMDVVYNHTHQAGLAPTAVLDKIVPNYYHRLNPISGAIEQSTCCDNTATERVMMEKLMIDSLVVWAKDYKIDGFRFDLMGHQPKSSMLKARDAVLSVDSDNYFYGEGWNFGEVANNKQFVQASQLELAGTEIGTFSDRLRDAVRGPGISVSGNDIRRNQGIGNGLGTINNELQSEPGAPDYQLLLDQTRIGLAGNLANYPLTLKTGEQVLGKEVPYGDQPTGYALDPADTVNYVSKHDNQTLWDNNQYRTDFSVSRDERVRMHIQSLSYVMLGQGIPFIHMGSELLRSKSYLRDSYDYSDWFNYVDFSKQSNNYHVGLPPAEKDQQNWPLISKIIRTNNGKDQVTPNDIELASQMFNDLLKIRTSSDLFRLTTEQAIIDQLSFLNSGPTQQDGLIAMHLVKADNNDSAFNEIIVLFNANRTALTFAYQGAEQFSLHPVLTKSVDSTAQQSKVKGGTFVVPALTTTVFVK, encoded by the coding sequence ATGCGTGTTTTGCTTACCAGTTTACTTTCATGCGCGGTGTTGATGGCCTGTGATAAACAGCCTGAAAAATCTGCGACGACTTCTCCATCGCTAACATTTACCGGTGAAGCCATAAGCCAGGTTGAATCAGACTTTGCCGGTCACTGGCTAACAAATTCAACCATTGCGCTGCCGCAATCAACCAACGCAAGGCTAACCTTAGTCGAGCTGCCAACTAAATCTCAGTTAGCTGGCAAGCATCAACTTAGCGGCTATGCACTTGAGCCCATCGAGTTTCCGGCAGTATTGCAGGCAAAGTATCCACACCTAGCCGATTTCCAGCTCTACCGCGTCAATGTTGAGAGCACTAAAATCAAAGACATGATTAAAGGTCGCGTTGCCGTGATAGAAAGCGAGCAAGATAAACTTGGCTTTATTCATCATGTTCAAACGAGTTATGTGATCGACGAGCTTTATACCAGCGGTGATTTTGATGCCGACGAAATAACTGATTTTGGCGCGCTAGCCAATGCGACGTCTAGCCAGTTTAAGTTGTGGTCGCCAACCGCGCGTAACATCCAAGTTAAACTCTTTGACCAAAACAAAGCGTTGGTTGACACCAAGGCGATGAACTTTGATGGCGAAACGGGTGTTTGGCAACTGGTTGTCGATCAAAACCTCGATGGCTACTACTACCAATATCAGATTGAAACCTACCACCCTCTAACGCAAAACATCGAGCAATTTACCACAACCGATCCATACTCATTAAGCCTTTCCACTAACAGTGAGCACTCACAGATTGTCGATTTATCGAGTCGCTCAACCATGCCTGAAGGCTGGCAAACACAGCGCGACCCAGTTTTAAAAAATAAAGAAGATGCGATTTTTTACGAGCTTCACATTCGCGATTTTAGCGCGGCGGAAAAACGTCTTACTAACGAAGCAAATCGCGGCAAATACGGCGCGTTTAACGAAACAGACTCTTATGGCATCAAACACTTACGAACACTCAAAAACGCGGGTTTAACCTATATTCACTTATTGCCGACCTTTGATATTGGTACGATAAACGAGGAGCCCGGTGTTGCTTTTGCTTTATCTGACAAGGTTGCCAAGGTTTGCCAAGCACGACCTGAAGTCAGTATTTGCTCACAGGAATTAGCACCCGAATTAACCCTCAAGCAAGCACTATCTAGCTATGATCCGCTATCGAATGAGGCACAACACCTAGTTTCTGAACTACGCGAATTTGATAACTACAACTGGGGTTACGATCCGTTCCACTACACAGTGCCAGAAGGTTCATACGCCGTTAACCCAGAAGGTAAAGCGCGTATTGTCGAGTTTCGCCAGATGATCCAAAACATCCACAATATGGGATTTCGGGTGATCATGGACGTGGTTTATAACCATACCCATCAAGCGGGCTTAGCGCCAACGGCAGTGCTCGATAAAATCGTGCCTAATTACTACCATCGCCTCAACCCAATCAGCGGCGCAATTGAGCAATCTACGTGTTGCGACAATACCGCTACAGAACGAGTGATGATGGAAAAGTTAATGATCGATTCACTGGTTGTTTGGGCAAAAGATTACAAAATTGATGGCTTTAGATTCGACTTGATGGGCCATCAACCCAAATCGTCAATGCTCAAAGCGCGTGATGCCGTGCTCAGCGTTGATAGCGATAACTACTTTTACGGCGAAGGTTGGAATTTTGGTGAAGTGGCTAACAACAAGCAGTTTGTCCAAGCCAGCCAGTTAGAGCTAGCCGGCACTGAAATCGGCACCTTCTCTGACCGTTTACGCGATGCCGTGCGGGGCCCAGGGATCAGTGTGTCGGGTAATGATATTCGTCGCAACCAAGGTATCGGTAACGGCTTGGGTACCATTAACAACGAGTTGCAATCAGAGCCTGGCGCGCCAGACTATCAATTACTGCTCGATCAAACCCGTATCGGCTTAGCAGGTAACTTAGCTAACTATCCTTTAACCTTAAAAACAGGCGAGCAAGTATTGGGGAAAGAAGTGCCATATGGCGACCAACCAACTGGCTACGCCCTTGATCCCGCCGATACCGTTAACTATGTTTCAAAGCACGATAACCAAACCCTTTGGGATAATAACCAATACCGCACCGACTTCTCAGTCAGCCGAGATGAACGCGTGCGCATGCATATTCAAAGTTTGTCATACGTGATGTTGGGCCAAGGTATTCCGTTTATTCACATGGGCTCAGAGCTACTGCGCTCAAAATCATACTTACGCGATAGCTACGATTACTCCGACTGGTTCAACTATGTCGATTTTTCAAAGCAAAGTAATAACTATCACGTTGGTTTACCGCCAGCAGAAAAGGATCAACAAAACTGGCCGCTGATCAGCAAGATTATTCGCACCAATAATGGCAAAGATCAGGTAACGCCTAACGATATTGAGCTAGCTTCGCAGATGTTTAACGATTTATTGAAAATTCGCACATCAAGCGATTTATTTAGGCTCACCACTGAGCAAGCCATTATAGATCAGCTAAGCTTTTTAAATAGCGGGCCAACGCAACAAGACGGCTTAATTGCCATGCATTTAGTCAAAGCCGACAACAACGATTCAGCTTTTAATGAAATTATCGTGCTGTTTAACGCTAATCGCACTGCGTTAACCTTTGCTTATCAAGGGGCAGAACAGTTTAGCTTACACCCCGTATTAACAAAAAGCGTCGATAGTACGGCACAACAAAGTAAAGTTAAAGGCGGCACCTTTGTAGTACCAGCACTAACCACAACGGTCTTTGTAAAATAA
- a CDS encoding glycoside hydrolase family 97 protein has product MKKLITLASSMLLSPWLMAKTVEVTSPNGEIVVTINDDNGPRYSVIYQDKPVIEPSRLGMSFKKAPSFGDGFTIERVQNASNHSSWTQPWGERKEVVDSHNEVVVTFTADRKQAHTFDVKFRVFNDGLGFRYEVKKQKGLSGDIEITDEVTEFAINDGENATAWWIPARGWNRYEYIYNTTKLKEAALTHTPLTFKLTNGTHVSIHEAALVDYASMTLNQRRPGTLKADLTPWSDGILVKKRDSFTTPWRTIQISQQATGLLNSDLILNLNEPNKLGDVSWVEPGKYVGIWWGMHINENTWGSGDKHGATTAETIRYMDFAAKYGFDGVLVEGWNEGWDGDWFNNGDIFKFDKPYPDFDIDAVSAHGKKVGVRLIGHHETSGNVTNYRNQMAEAFTLYKKHNVAQVKTGYVADGGNIKRVDNNGIVRKEWHDGQFMVNEYLFNILQAAKYRISINTHEPIKDTGLRRTYPNWISREGARGQEYNAWGTPPNPPEHTTILPFTRMLSGPMDFTAGTFDMGFNGLGADTNRPQTTLAKQLALFVVIYSPIQMASDLPRNYEANLPAFQFIRDVPTDWEKSVAIAGEIGEYVAFARQERDGQDWYLGAVTDENSRTLDLKLDFLTTGKKYQAQIYRDGETAEWVNNPYEMVIEKKTVTADDILSVKLATSGGVAIRFKAL; this is encoded by the coding sequence ATGAAAAAATTAATCACCTTAGCCTCCAGTATGTTGCTCAGCCCATGGCTGATGGCAAAAACGGTAGAAGTTACCTCACCTAATGGTGAGATTGTCGTGACCATTAACGATGACAATGGCCCGCGTTACAGTGTGATCTATCAGGACAAGCCGGTTATTGAGCCATCGCGTTTGGGTATGTCATTTAAAAAGGCGCCGAGTTTTGGTGATGGCTTTACCATTGAACGTGTCCAAAATGCCAGTAATCATTCGAGCTGGACTCAACCTTGGGGTGAGCGCAAAGAAGTCGTTGATAGCCACAATGAGGTGGTGGTTACATTTACTGCCGATCGCAAACAAGCACACACTTTCGATGTAAAATTTCGCGTATTTAATGATGGCCTAGGCTTTCGCTATGAAGTAAAAAAACAAAAAGGCTTGAGCGGTGATATCGAGATCACCGATGAGGTAACAGAGTTTGCCATTAACGATGGCGAAAACGCGACAGCATGGTGGATACCTGCTCGTGGCTGGAATCGCTATGAGTATATATATAACACCACTAAGCTCAAAGAAGCGGCGCTAACTCACACACCACTCACCTTTAAGTTAACCAACGGCACCCATGTTTCAATCCACGAAGCAGCACTGGTTGATTATGCCAGTATGACATTAAATCAACGCCGCCCTGGTACCTTAAAAGCCGATTTAACCCCATGGTCAGACGGCATTTTAGTGAAAAAACGCGATAGCTTTACCACCCCTTGGCGTACCATTCAAATTAGCCAACAAGCAACCGGCTTACTTAATTCTGATTTGATCCTCAACCTCAACGAGCCCAATAAGCTTGGCGATGTCTCTTGGGTTGAGCCAGGTAAATACGTTGGTATTTGGTGGGGGATGCACATCAATGAAAATACTTGGGGCAGCGGTGATAAACATGGCGCGACCACGGCAGAAACTATTCGCTATATGGATTTCGCCGCCAAGTACGGTTTTGATGGCGTATTAGTTGAAGGTTGGAATGAAGGCTGGGATGGCGACTGGTTTAACAATGGTGATATTTTTAAGTTTGATAAACCCTACCCTGACTTTGATATTGACGCCGTTAGTGCCCATGGTAAAAAAGTGGGTGTTCGCTTGATTGGTCATCATGAAACTTCGGGTAACGTCACGAATTATCGCAATCAAATGGCTGAAGCCTTCACCCTGTACAAAAAACACAATGTTGCTCAAGTAAAAACCGGCTATGTTGCCGATGGTGGTAATATTAAGCGAGTTGATAACAATGGCATTGTTCGCAAAGAGTGGCACGATGGTCAATTCATGGTCAATGAGTACTTATTCAATATATTACAAGCGGCCAAATATCGCATTAGTATTAATACTCACGAGCCTATTAAAGACACCGGCTTACGCAGAACTTATCCAAACTGGATTTCTCGTGAAGGCGCTCGTGGTCAAGAGTACAACGCATGGGGGACACCGCCAAACCCACCTGAACACACAACAATTTTACCCTTTACTCGCATGCTATCTGGGCCAATGGATTTTACCGCCGGTACTTTTGATATGGGGTTTAATGGCTTAGGTGCTGACACTAACCGTCCACAAACAACCCTCGCCAAGCAATTGGCATTGTTTGTTGTGATCTACAGCCCGATTCAAATGGCTTCGGACTTACCGCGCAATTACGAAGCCAATTTACCGGCCTTCCAGTTTATTCGAGATGTACCGACCGATTGGGAGAAGTCAGTGGCGATTGCCGGTGAAATTGGCGAATACGTTGCCTTTGCGCGCCAAGAGCGCGATGGTCAAGACTGGTATTTAGGCGCAGTAACAGATGAAAACTCGCGGACACTGGATTTAAAGCTCGACTTTTTAACAACAGGTAAAAAGTACCAAGCACAAATTTATCGCGATGGTGAGACTGCCGAATGGGTAAATAACCCGTATGAAATGGTGATTGAAAAGAAAACGGTAACTGCCGATGACATATTATCGGTAAAACTCGCCACCAGTGGCGGTGTCGCGATTAGGTTCAAAGCGCTTTAA
- a CDS encoding TonB-dependent receptor, whose amino-acid sequence MFKPSKLSLALLSCGVFSVGGAIAQTAEPNQAQQVANDAQDEQIEVIEVTGFRKSLIDSINAKRFADTVTEQLSADDLGALPDVSMADALTRLPGVSAVRTGGQAAEINIRGMDGGFVFSTLNGREQVSTSGSRSIEFDQYPSELISQAAVYKSPKASLIEGGVAGTVELKTASPLSIDQDHKFNINARGMYNDRASEVQDANEFGHRFSFSYQGKFLDETFGVALGYARLYQPSVATQFIGFAYNGVKDIDLVDGDVDGPVYDDGSANPERDIDKEYISEGFELQHLGGEETRNGYVGAIEWAPSDVFKLRADAFVSKFDSETFARGFRVKFGGENAAYANPVIAENAMIGGTVNRTTKSFTRVETVNDDNQDFDEIQNYGLNLQWQMTERFSADLDLSYSNATNNFRNGLLWALVAEDANADVPVFDTNVSLSYLLNGLDLPDVGFNQADALTDINRLMVSKYGIYPYQNEDELKAVRLDLQYDLDNDFFSAIEFGARYSERDYSNDRSLYQYGNDGAFSPRETPLQLTEDMVEVVNWEGDFSYFPSYLAIDLDQALAAWFPNGIPQPVQTWGANSQGEIDNNSSWSVLQSGDVFEKVISAYVMANIDTEIGGIPVTGNIGIRMVDTDQSSTVYEDVGGDVAAGAMPIVDQVGLVNSNYAFKRLGLKYTDYLPSMNLNFRLTDNDQVRFAAAKVMSRPEINRLVSNLSTNINDDGEISGNSDNNPFLKPFYANQYDISYERYFEDSDGAFIAAFFYKDIESFVQTLPIYNFDFRANGFYVPETIEDELSGVPVTVDPVGTYTTAINNEEGGSIKGIELAYTQIFSMLPDLWSGLGLNISYSYTKSEVEFFTDLGGQTRTQSLPGLSENVLNATLFWNYQDFEARVNTRYRSEFVSEQWGVNEQVVNFDDEIVVDMQASYDVTEQLSVLFQVNNLTDEPTQSYFGSKQFTGTTQFFGRQFYLGANYAF is encoded by the coding sequence ATGTTTAAACCAAGCAAATTGTCGCTTGCGTTGTTGTCGTGTGGTGTTTTTTCTGTTGGTGGCGCGATTGCCCAAACAGCAGAGCCAAATCAAGCGCAACAAGTAGCGAATGATGCTCAAGATGAACAAATCGAAGTGATTGAAGTTACCGGCTTTCGCAAATCACTAATCGATTCCATTAATGCCAAACGCTTTGCCGATACCGTGACCGAGCAACTATCGGCGGATGATTTGGGGGCATTACCCGATGTTTCAATGGCTGACGCTTTAACTCGCTTACCCGGCGTTTCAGCTGTGCGCACCGGTGGCCAAGCGGCAGAAATCAATATTCGCGGGATGGACGGCGGTTTTGTTTTTTCAACGTTGAACGGTCGCGAGCAAGTGTCAACCAGCGGTAGCCGCAGTATTGAGTTCGATCAATATCCGTCTGAGCTCATCAGCCAAGCGGCAGTCTACAAATCACCTAAAGCGTCGCTTATTGAAGGCGGTGTTGCCGGTACCGTTGAGTTGAAAACGGCGAGCCCACTGAGCATAGATCAAGATCACAAATTCAATATTAATGCCCGTGGTATGTATAACGACAGAGCTAGCGAAGTGCAAGATGCCAATGAATTTGGCCATCGTTTTAGCTTTTCTTATCAAGGCAAGTTTTTAGATGAAACCTTTGGCGTTGCCCTAGGTTATGCCCGTTTATATCAGCCAAGTGTTGCGACTCAGTTTATTGGTTTTGCTTATAACGGAGTGAAAGACATTGATTTGGTTGACGGTGATGTTGATGGCCCAGTGTACGACGACGGCAGTGCCAACCCTGAACGCGATATCGACAAAGAATACATTTCGGAAGGTTTTGAATTACAGCATTTAGGCGGTGAAGAAACCCGTAACGGTTATGTCGGTGCGATTGAGTGGGCGCCGAGTGATGTCTTTAAACTGAGAGCAGATGCGTTTGTTTCGAAATTTGATAGCGAAACATTTGCTCGTGGTTTCCGCGTTAAATTTGGTGGTGAAAACGCCGCTTATGCCAACCCTGTGATCGCTGAAAATGCGATGATTGGCGGTACGGTTAATCGCACGACTAAGAGTTTTACGCGCGTAGAAACGGTTAACGATGACAACCAAGATTTTGATGAAATTCAAAATTACGGTTTGAACCTTCAGTGGCAAATGACGGAGCGTTTTAGCGCTGATTTAGATTTGTCATACTCCAACGCTACGAATAACTTTCGCAATGGTTTGTTGTGGGCGCTAGTTGCCGAAGATGCCAATGCCGACGTACCCGTATTCGATACCAATGTTTCGTTATCTTATTTACTCAATGGTTTAGATTTACCTGATGTTGGTTTTAACCAAGCCGATGCTTTAACCGATATCAATCGCTTGATGGTCAGTAAATACGGGATTTATCCGTACCAAAATGAAGATGAACTCAAAGCGGTTCGATTAGATTTACAATACGATTTAGACAACGATTTTTTTAGCGCGATTGAATTTGGTGCGCGCTATTCAGAGCGAGATTACAGCAATGATCGCTCCTTGTATCAGTATGGTAACGACGGCGCTTTTTCGCCGCGTGAAACGCCATTACAGCTCACCGAAGACATGGTTGAAGTGGTTAATTGGGAAGGCGATTTTTCTTATTTTCCATCGTATTTAGCTATCGATCTCGATCAGGCGCTTGCCGCGTGGTTCCCCAACGGTATTCCACAACCGGTGCAAACTTGGGGGGCTAATAGTCAAGGCGAGATAGATAACAACTCGTCGTGGTCGGTATTACAAAGTGGTGATGTTTTCGAGAAAGTGATCTCTGCGTACGTGATGGCTAATATCGATACCGAAATTGGTGGTATTCCGGTAACCGGTAACATTGGTATTCGCATGGTCGATACCGATCAATCGTCAACGGTTTATGAAGACGTTGGTGGTGATGTTGCCGCTGGTGCTATGCCTATTGTCGATCAAGTCGGTTTAGTCAACAGCAATTATGCGTTCAAACGCTTAGGCTTAAAATACACCGATTACTTGCCATCAATGAACTTAAACTTTCGCCTAACCGATAACGATCAAGTGCGTTTTGCTGCCGCGAAAGTGATGTCGCGCCCTGAAATTAACCGCTTAGTTTCAAACTTAAGTACCAATATTAATGACGATGGTGAGATTTCTGGTAACAGTGACAACAACCCATTCTTAAAACCGTTTTACGCCAACCAGTACGATATTTCGTACGAGCGCTATTTTGAAGATTCAGATGGTGCCTTTATTGCGGCGTTCTTCTACAAGGATATTGAGTCTTTTGTTCAAACCTTGCCAATCTACAATTTCGATTTCAGAGCCAACGGTTTCTACGTGCCTGAAACGATTGAAGATGAGCTCAGCGGTGTACCAGTAACCGTAGATCCGGTAGGTACTTATACAACCGCCATTAACAATGAGGAAGGCGGCAGTATTAAAGGTATCGAATTAGCTTATACCCAAATTTTCTCAATGTTACCTGATTTGTGGTCAGGTTTAGGGTTAAACATCAGTTACTCATACACCAAAAGTGAAGTCGAGTTTTTTACTGACTTAGGCGGCCAAACGCGCACGCAATCGCTGCCGGGGTTATCTGAAAATGTCTTAAATGCCACCTTGTTTTGGAACTATCAAGATTTCGAAGCGCGGGTCAACACTCGTTATCGCTCAGAGTTTGTCTCAGAGCAGTGGGGGGTAAATGAGCAAGTGGTTAATTTCGATGATGAAATCGTCGTTGATATGCAGGCATCTTACGATGTTACCGAGCAACTAAGCGTGTTATTCCAAGTGAATAACTTAACCGATGAACCGACCCAAAGTTACTTTGGCTCGAAACAGTTTACCGGCACAACGCAGTTCTTTGGTCGCCAATTTTACTTGGGGGCAAATTATGCGTTTTAA
- a CDS encoding pyridoxal phosphate-dependent aminotransferase translates to MSTSQVNTLSELPAHIAFSRSIEGDIAVNLSNSCAQTMTISSLLAYCDSKQPSMAELELSYASIEGGGALRQAICDFHHQVFEQTWLKPADVVTFAGAQEALRSVYHALLQPGDEVIVMTPSYPSLQAMAEQCGANLIAVELAFENQWQVNWQALNSAFSEKTAMVVINSPHNPTGMTLSEHELESIVNLCQKYHCYLVLDDVSQASQYQQNSAVRKVDYDKAILINVMSKSLGLGGIRLGWAISQDQQVRNALIAQKASGSICTSAVDEYLAHLALVNHQPILARANAIIEQNIKLFNQFLSQHSAITWHQPQAGILATIKLSDKLLAGDSIEVWTKRCAEQTGVLLLPTSLFGLSGPYCRLGLGQKDFAEGLARLSNFLNG, encoded by the coding sequence TTGAGCACGAGTCAAGTAAATACGTTAAGCGAACTCCCTGCACATATCGCCTTTAGTCGCTCGATTGAAGGTGATATTGCGGTTAATTTGAGTAATTCCTGCGCACAGACTATGACGATTAGTAGCTTATTAGCTTATTGTGACAGTAAACAGCCGTCGATGGCGGAGCTTGAGCTTAGCTATGCCAGCATAGAAGGTGGCGGGGCACTGCGCCAAGCGATATGTGATTTTCATCATCAGGTGTTTGAGCAAACTTGGCTAAAGCCTGCTGATGTAGTGACTTTTGCCGGCGCGCAAGAAGCACTGCGCAGTGTTTATCACGCGCTTTTACAACCTGGCGATGAAGTGATTGTAATGACGCCGAGTTATCCGTCATTACAGGCCATGGCTGAGCAATGTGGTGCCAACTTAATAGCGGTTGAGCTAGCGTTTGAAAACCAATGGCAAGTTAATTGGCAAGCACTTAATTCAGCGTTTTCTGAGAAAACAGCGATGGTGGTGATCAACAGCCCACACAATCCAACCGGCATGACATTAAGTGAGCATGAGCTCGAGTCGATCGTCAATTTGTGCCAAAAATATCATTGTTACCTAGTGCTTGACGATGTCTCGCAAGCCAGCCAATATCAGCAAAACAGCGCTGTTCGCAAGGTTGACTATGACAAAGCCATACTGATCAATGTGATGTCGAAAAGCCTTGGCTTAGGAGGTATTCGCCTAGGGTGGGCAATTAGCCAAGACCAACAAGTGCGCAATGCCCTTATCGCTCAAAAAGCCAGTGGTTCGATTTGTACCAGCGCGGTTGATGAATATCTAGCCCACTTAGCGTTAGTTAATCACCAGCCAATTTTGGCGCGCGCTAACGCGATTATCGAGCAAAACATCAAGCTGTTTAACCAATTTCTCAGCCAGCATTCAGCAATTACTTGGCATCAACCTCAGGCTGGGATTTTAGCTACGATAAAACTTTCAGATAAATTGTTAGCAGGCGATAGTATTGAAGTATGGACAAAGCGCTGCGCCGAGCAAACCGGTGTTTTATTACTGCCAACGAGTTTGTTCGGTTTATCAGGCCCCTATTGTCGATTGGGCCTAGGGCAAAAGGACTTTGCCGAAGGCTTGGCAAGACTGAGTAACTTTCTTAACGGTTAA
- the ovoA gene encoding 5-histidylcysteine sulfoxide synthase, with the protein MSTSNITKHQMKTVLLTGDSIEAKRDELKNYFENTWQTYEALFSLINSDEAYFLRPEPLRHPLIFYYGHTATFFINKLMLGKYINQRVNEKLEAICAVGVDEMSWDDLDATHYDWPSVDEVRAYRNQVYQLICQLIDEMPLSLPITQDSLAWVIMMGCEHERIHLETSSVIMRMLDSQYLTPKNDWQACSSSGAAPQNSLLPAAGHTVTLGKPVNADTYGWDNEYGSAQVEVPDFNASQYLVSNGEYMAFVEAGGYQKPEFWTEEGQSWLAYKQASMPRFWFKENGNYYQRNLLNAMPLPLDWPVEVNYLEAKAFCNWLGHTQGKNIRLPSEAEWYCLRDRIQGDITQWPEAKGNINLEYYASSCPVNRFEHKQFYDVIGNVWQWTESAIDGFNGFEVHPLYDDFSTPTFDGKHNLIKGGSWISTGNEAIKYSRYAFRRHFMQHAGFRYIESHSDSIPDIEVNHFITNKEITQQLACYYAKGGDHQFAMPNYADQLAQKVSDISERYQTPRARLLELGCSVGKTSFLLSSLFEQVDGVDFSARFIQHAVKLQQGEAVRYSIENEGEIVDFNEVTLSQFEQFNGQSIQPQNVLFSQGDAGNLKPIFTDYDIIVAQQLLEQCYDARSFLAQVADRLNSRGLFILVSDYSINPERVPAEKRLGGTKINGENVTGFDAVSEILMPSFELIEQDQMTKVIPQNNRQARLSIMHISVWQKAN; encoded by the coding sequence ATGAGTACAAGCAATATCACTAAACACCAAATGAAAACCGTTTTGTTAACGGGCGATAGCATTGAAGCAAAGCGCGATGAACTCAAAAACTATTTCGAAAATACATGGCAAACATATGAAGCGTTATTTAGCTTAATTAATAGCGACGAGGCTTACTTTCTCCGCCCTGAGCCGTTGAGGCATCCGTTGATTTTTTACTACGGCCATACCGCAACATTTTTTATCAATAAGTTGATGTTGGGCAAATACATTAATCAGCGTGTTAACGAGAAGCTCGAAGCGATTTGTGCGGTTGGCGTTGATGAAATGAGCTGGGATGATTTGGATGCCACCCATTACGATTGGCCGAGTGTTGACGAAGTGCGTGCCTATCGCAATCAAGTATACCAATTGATTTGTCAGTTGATTGATGAAATGCCATTGAGCCTGCCGATAACACAAGACTCACTAGCGTGGGTTATTATGATGGGCTGTGAGCACGAACGTATCCATTTGGAAACCTCATCGGTGATCATGCGGATGCTCGATAGCCAATACCTCACACCCAAAAATGACTGGCAAGCCTGCTCATCGTCTGGTGCAGCGCCACAAAACAGCTTACTACCCGCAGCTGGCCACACCGTCACGCTTGGTAAGCCAGTTAATGCCGACACCTATGGCTGGGACAACGAATACGGTAGCGCTCAAGTAGAGGTACCAGATTTTAATGCCTCGCAATACTTGGTTTCAAACGGTGAGTACATGGCCTTCGTTGAAGCGGGTGGCTACCAAAAGCCAGAGTTTTGGACGGAAGAAGGCCAATCATGGTTAGCGTACAAGCAAGCGAGCATGCCGCGATTTTGGTTTAAAGAAAACGGTAATTATTATCAGCGCAATTTACTCAATGCCATGCCATTGCCACTCGATTGGCCAGTTGAAGTTAATTACCTTGAAGCTAAGGCATTTTGTAATTGGTTAGGTCATACGCAAGGCAAAAATATTCGCCTACCTAGTGAAGCTGAGTGGTATTGCTTACGCGATCGTATTCAGGGCGATATCACCCAATGGCCTGAAGCCAAGGGCAATATTAACCTTGAGTACTATGCTTCGTCATGCCCTGTTAATCGCTTTGAGCATAAACAGTTTTACGATGTTATTGGCAATGTCTGGCAGTGGACAGAATCTGCGATTGACGGTTTTAATGGCTTTGAAGTGCATCCGTTATACGATGATTTCTCCACGCCAACGTTTGATGGCAAGCATAACCTAATCAAAGGTGGTTCGTGGATTTCAACAGGTAATGAAGCGATCAAATACTCGCGTTACGCTTTTCGTCGTCACTTTATGCAACACGCTGGTTTTCGTTATATCGAAAGCCACAGTGATAGTATTCCTGATATCGAAGTCAACCACTTCATCACCAATAAAGAAATTACTCAGCAGTTGGCTTGTTATTACGCCAAAGGCGGCGATCATCAATTTGCCATGCCAAATTACGCCGATCAATTAGCTCAGAAGGTCAGTGATATTAGTGAACGTTATCAAACCCCTAGAGCGCGTTTGTTGGAATTAGGTTGTAGTGTCGGCAAAACGAGTTTTTTACTTTCTTCACTCTTTGAGCAAGTGGACGGCGTTGATTTTTCTGCCCGATTTATTCAGCATGCGGTTAAGTTACAGCAGGGTGAAGCGGTGCGTTACTCGATAGAAAACGAAGGGGAAATTGTTGATTTTAATGAAGTGACACTGAGCCAGTTTGAACAGTTTAACGGGCAATCAATTCAGCCTCAAAATGTACTGTTTAGCCAAGGTGATGCTGGTAACCTAAAACCGATATTTACCGATTACGATATTATTGTTGCTCAGCAGTTACTCGAGCAGTGTTACGACGCTAGAAGCTTCTTAGCGCAAGTTGCCGACAGGCTAAATTCACGCGGCTTGTTTATATTGGTCAGTGACTACAGTATCAACCCTGAGCGAGTGCCGGCTGAAAAGCGTCTTGGTGGGACAAAAATCAACGGTGAAAACGTCACTGGCTTCGATGCGGTGAGCGAGATTTTGATGCCAAGCTTTGAGTTAATTGAGCAAGATCAGATGACCAAAGTCATACCGCAGAATAATCGTCAAGCGCGTTTAAGTATTATGCACATCAGTGTTTGGCAGAAAGCAAATTGA